The following DNA comes from Streptococcus pasteurianus.
TGCAGACCACTTATAAAATAGTCTAGGATCAATATTTGTCTGTCCCAAATAACCAAAATATAAAAATGCAAAGAATGGCATGACAAAAGCAGATAGTAACATCAACCAAATAAGTTTTTTACGACGCAACTTACAAAATTCAAGTTTAACCAGCTTAAGCAATACCCTCACCCCCTGTAATCTTTTTGAAATAATCTTCTAAGGTATCATTACAAAGTCCAGAACTGATAACTGTTATATCTTCCATAACAAGAGCTTTATTAACTTCTCCCATATTCAATGTCGTGTCATAAATTTGCACCGTCTGTTCATCTTGAACTGAATAATCTTTCACATGAAATTGACGTTCTAATATCAGTATTGTTTTTGGAATGTCCGAAACTTGCAACGAAATATATTTCCTATTTCGCTTTTCTAACTCACTCATACTGCTTTCTTCTAAGAGAACACCTTTATCAATAATTCCTATGTCATCTGCAAGTACTGCTATTTCAGAAAGAATATGAGAAGAAATTAAAATTGTTTTTCCGTGTTCTACACTGAGCTTCTTTATGAAATCTCGTACTTCTGCAATTCCAATAGGGTCAAGCCCATTTGTTGGCTCGTCCAAAATTAACAATTCAGGGTCATGTAATATCGCATTTGCAATACCTAAACGTTGTTTCATACCAAGAGAGTATTTTGCAAATGTCTTTTTGTCTTTATAGGGCAGACCTACAACTTCTAATGCGTGTTTAACAGCATTAGGCGAAGCTGTTCCTCGTAATTTAGCAAAGATTTCTAAATTTTCTGTTCCAGTCAAATTGGGATAAAACCCCGGTGTTTCTATAATTGCACCAATTCGGGAATATATCCTTTTCTCATTTCCGTCTATATTTTTTCCAAAAACTTCTACATTTCCAGAAGTAGTTGTTGTCAATCCTAATATCATTTTCATTATGGTTGTTTTCCCAGCTCCGTTACGTCCCAGCAAGCCATAAATCCTACCTTTCTTTACAGTAAGATTAACCTTATTTACTACGGTTTGTTTTCCGTACTTTTTGGTTAATTGCTTTGTCTTTATCACAGTATCACTCATACAAATTTCCTCACTTTCTATTTACTGTTCTATCTAAGTGGCAATTTATTAGAATTACCACTTACACCTAAATTATAGTATATGAACCTTGCCAAAACCTTGCCGTAACCTTGTTTTTATCTTGCTTTCACAAAAAGAAAGCTCTGCATTTTTACAGAGCTTTTGGAAATGATAGGATAAATTCTGTTCCATGATTTAGAATACTATTTGCAGTAATTGTCCCTTTATGTGCGTTGAAAAGTTCCTTTGTAATTGCCAATCCTAGACCATTTCCTTTGGTAGAGCGAGAATTATCGCATTGATACAACCTTTCAAATATATGTGGCAATTTATCAGAAGCAATTCCTTTTCCATTATCTGTTATAATAACTTTAATTCGTTGCTGATCTTTCAGAACTCGCAACATCATTTTGTTTCCCTCACTATGAACAATTATATTTTGTAAAAGATTGTTGATAATACGAGTGTATGCGTTTATATCAATTCGCACTTGATATTCTTCTTCTGGTATCTCAACCTTATATTCAAAATGACTATTTTCCAATATTAAAATCCAATCAGTCATAATATTACGAGTCAATTCATTCAAATCTAAAATTTCAAAATGAAAAATCTGCTCCCCAGAGTCTAATTTTACCCATTCAAATAAGTGTTCTACAAAATGTTTAAGATGTTGTGCCTTTTCAGACGCAACATGAATATATTCGTCTTTTTCTTTGCCGATTACAATGTGACTTTCAACAGCTTCTAAATAACCGACTAAAGAAGCAAGTGGAGTTTTTACATCATGTGAAAGGCTTGTCATTAGTCGTTTGTACGCTTGCTCCGATTGCTTTTGATGAATGAGCTGTGATTGATTATTGATTGCTATTTGATTTATATCATAACAAATCTGTTTAGTTATATCGTTTTCTTGTACTAGAATACGTCTGTTAAGGTTACCAGATTTTATGTCAACAAGCACTTCTTTGATAAAAGAAATTTGCTCGTTAATATGATAAAGTTTATAAACAAGACAAGCGATTATTACAAGTGCTAAAACAAAGGCAATAAGCAGATAAGTATTCATAATTAAGCCTCCTTGTTAAAGCGGTAGCCAACCCCTCGTATCGTCAAAATATAAAAGGGGTGTTCTGGGTCTGCTTCAATCTTTTTCCTTAATTTGCTGATGAAAGACATTATATTGTTATCATCAAAAGCATAGTCGTCTTTCCATACTTGTGTATAAATCTGCTTTTTTGTAAATATTCGTCCCTTGTTAGAAGCAAGAAATGTAAGTAAATCAAATTCCTTGCTTGTAAGTTCAACAGAAATATTATTAACTAAAACAGTACGATTCACTTTATCAATTTTCATGCCTTTTAAAGTTATACAATCTTCTTCTGCAAATGTAGGATTTAAAGTCGTGTAACGTCGAATAAGTGAATTGACACGAGCCATAAGTTCCTTAATACTAAAAGGCTTTGTCAAATAATCGTCTGCTCCTAGACGCAGTCCAAAAACCTTATCGTCCTCACCACTTTTTGCTGTGAGTATTAGAACGGGAATATTACTTGTTTCCCTAATTTTTTCTAAAACTTGAAACTCGTCTATATCAGGCATCATTACATCTAAAATAACAAGAGAAAATAAATTTTTATTTTCATCTATCAAACGTAAACCCTCTGTACCACCATTTGCCACCA
Coding sequences within:
- a CDS encoding response regulator transcription factor, with amino-acid sequence MGSVLIIDDDKELCALMKKCIEQEEMSALVANGGTEGLRLIDENKNLFSLVILDVMMPDIDEFQVLEKIRETSNIPVLILTAKSGEDDKVFGLRLGADDYLTKPFSIKELMARVNSLIRRYTTLNPTFAEEDCITLKGMKIDKVNRTVLVNNISVELTSKEFDLLTFLASNKGRIFTKKQIYTQVWKDDYAFDDNNIMSFISKLRKKIEADPEHPFYILTIRGVGYRFNKEA
- a CDS encoding sensor histidine kinase, coding for MNTYLLIAFVLALVIIACLVYKLYHINEQISFIKEVLVDIKSGNLNRRILVQENDITKQICYDINQIAINNQSQLIHQKQSEQAYKRLMTSLSHDVKTPLASLVGYLEAVESHIVIGKEKDEYIHVASEKAQHLKHFVEHLFEWVKLDSGEQIFHFEILDLNELTRNIMTDWILILENSHFEYKVEIPEEEYQVRIDINAYTRIINNLLQNIIVHSEGNKMMLRVLKDQQRIKVIITDNGKGIASDKLPHIFERLYQCDNSRSTKGNGLGLAITKELFNAHKGTITANSILNHGTEFILSFPKAL
- a CDS encoding ABC transporter ATP-binding protein, translating into MSDTVIKTKQLTKKYGKQTVVNKVNLTVKKGRIYGLLGRNGAGKTTIMKMILGLTTTTSGNVEVFGKNIDGNEKRIYSRIGAIIETPGFYPNLTGTENLEIFAKLRGTASPNAVKHALEVVGLPYKDKKTFAKYSLGMKQRLGIANAILHDPELLILDEPTNGLDPIGIAEVRDFIKKLSVEHGKTILISSHILSEIAVLADDIGIIDKGVLLEESSMSELEKRNRKYISLQVSDIPKTILILERQFHVKDYSVQDEQTVQIYDTTLNMGEVNKALVMEDITVISSGLCNDTLEDYFKKITGGEGIA